GGTGGATCTATGGGCTCGCCAGTGAAGCACATAAAGTTATATGTGCCGGAAAGCGTACTATTTGAAAGTTATGTACGCAAAAAAGCATACTATTTGAAAGCCCATGATATAGCAGAAGcatttcattttcttcttgcatGTGTTGGCGGTTTTGACCGATTACTTGACTTCCTTTTCCTCAAATCTTTCTCGGATGGCTTGGGATTACTTGGGCTCTTGGCCAGGCTAAAACCCTCGCCCGGCCTTTCGACGCCGGCAGCCCCGCGGTTTGCCGTTCCCTTCTTGGAAGGTCCGCCATGGCCGTCATCCGCGTCCCGCTTCGAGCGTCAAAGGAAACCTTAGGCCCCGATGATCTGGTCGGATGGCGACGACGTCGTTCTCCTTGACGAAGGTGTCGTCTCGTGTGATTGCGATGTCCTCGTTGGTGGACTCGGAGATGTTGATATTGCTTGGGCCGCTTACGGGACAACGAGTGGGCTCGACATCGCACGTCTCTACGCTCTGCGCATCGTGTTTACGCGattcaaatataataataataggtCTGATCTTTTTAAATAATATAAATGAATAAAAAACTCAACGGAGGTGGGATATATATGCAGCCAAAATCTGTTACCACGAGTGGCACGTCTGATCCGGTCTGAACGTGCGCGTGCTGCTGTGATTAAAGGTTGCGTGACGTTACGTGCGAACAGCCGCTTTCGCTTCGGCCGCTTCCCTTTTCGATAAGAACCAACCAACCAACGATCTCCCTTCCATCGCTGCCCAGCAAGAACACGCCTCCCTCCTCCGACCCCGAGCTCCACAGAGTCAGCGCAAGGGGATCTCCCTCTCCCTGCTTCCTCCATGGAGAAGGCGATCGACCGGCAGCGCgtgctcctcgcgcacctcctcccctcccccgcctccgccggcagccagctttccgtgagatctcctcctcccctccccccccccccccccccccccccccccccccccccccccccgcgatttctttccccctcttcctcttcccgcgaTCCTCTTCTTTCTACGCGGGCGGGAGCTTGCCGAGCTGACCGGTTGATTGGTGCTTGCAGGCGTCGGCGTGCGCGGCCGGGGACAGCGCCGCCTACCAGAGGACCTCCTGCTTCGGGacgacgtcgtcatcgtcgcgtAAGCCCaatccccctcccctccctcacCTGCCCGCCGATCCAGTCATTCTCTTCTTGCTAATACTAGCATATCCGTTTACCACGCGCTAACGGCAGGCAAATTGACGCCAGTTCCGATTCGCATCCTcagctcctctagtctagttcaacAGAGGGGGACAATTAGTTGGTTCTTCAGCTGGTACACAGCCGAACCCCCCAACAGTAGTTGAGCCGAGTTCAGTTCAGTTCAGGTCAGGTGGTCAAATATGCAGGGACTGATTATTTTTTTCCCCCACAGCCTAATTAATTAACCTTGTACTAGTACCGTCTTACAAGCACACCAGCCATGCTAGATGATCGTGCCGATTGTTTTTACAAGAACCAACACTTGATCCACGGTCATCACACAGTTCACAGTTCAGATCTTGTAATCTGCCTGTGGCTAGCTCATTACAACAGTTGCTGCCCAAATTATGTGGAAGCTAGGTTCTGGAAATGCAGAGCGTTCTTCTTTATGGCTGCATTATGCTATGCAAATCACAGTTCAGAGTTCGGATCCTGTACTTTGCCAGCGGCTAGCTCATTACAACAGTTGCTGTCCAAATTGTGTACCACTAGAAGCTAGGTTCTGGAAATGCGGAGCGCTATTCTTTTTTTTCGTTTTGTTTTTTGGAAAAAAAGGAGGTTGAAACCACCGGCCTCTGCATCATTGTGATGCACACATCAATCTTCATTGAAGTTGATGTAAGGCAACAAAGCCAAAACATCAATACTCAAGAGTACGAAATCACGGAACCGAATGATCATGGAATGGATGACGTGTTTGTTCTGATTATCACcttcttcttgcttgctgctgtgaCGCCTGCAGTGCCTACCGGACACCGATATGCAAGGCCAAGCGAGGAGGCTTCAAGGACACGTACCCGGAGGACCTTCTTACCCCTGTCCTCAAGGTTTGAACTTAAGCATGTTCCTCTTTGTGGTCCTGTTCGCTGGCTCGTTCAAAACGAGAGGACAGCGTTCTCAGATTATTGCTCACTGGACATTCCCATGCATAGGCTGTTCTGGACAAAACTGGAATCAACCCAGCTGAGATCGGCGACGTTGTAGTCGGGACGGTGCTAGGCCCGGGTTCTCAGCGTGCCATTGAGTGCAGGACGGCATCTCTGTTGGCTGGAATTCCTGGTAAATACTATGTTGTCAAAATCATATAATGCTATATGCCATCCTCATATGAAAGAACGGGTTTCTTTCGTATGTGCAGCGAGTTCCACTTCCTTAATTCACTCTTCGTTGATGCAGAGACCGTTCCTGTGAGAACTGTGAACCGACAATGCTCATCTGGGCTACAAGCAGTAGCTGATGTTGCCGCTGCTATAAAAGCTGGTTTCTATGACATAGGTAATTGCAATGCACTTTGTGCTAATTTTACTGCATACTTCGTTTTGAGTCATCAGAGGTGCTGAACTACAGCTTTTTGTTCCAAAACAGGGATTGGTGCAGGTCTCGAGTCCATGTCGGTAAACTCTGTTGGTTGGGAAGGCCAAGTAAACCCAAGAGTAAGGATTCTATAAGCATCGTGTGTTTTGCTCCACGTAACTTACTCTGCTTGTGCCTTGGTAACACATTTTTCTTTGCAGGTCATTGAACTACAGAAAGCACAGGATTGTCTTCTACCCATGGGAATAACATCTGAAAATGTTGCTGAGCGATACGGTGTAACCAGACAAGAGCAAGATAAGGCTGCTGTGAGTTCCCCAGGCATATGCACTATGTTTTAATTCCATTGCTTCCCCTTGTATGAAAATGTGAATAAAATTTGTCTTCTAACAGGCTGAGTCTCATGCGAGAGCTGCTGCAGCCACGGCTTCTGGAAAGTTCAAGGATGAGATTATTCCGGTGCATACTAAGGTAAACGACGTTGCTCCTTATTTTGCTGTATATTAGGAGCAGAATAACCTATTTTCTGATCGGGGTGCATTTATGACAGTCTCAAAATTGGTGTTTTCAAATGTGTTTCATCTGCTAGTTATGCAGATGAGGAACACTTTATTTACCGTAAAGTGTTTTTTTTATATGAGTATTAGTCACTGATATTGTCTCATTCTTCAGATCATTGACCCCAAAActggagaggagaagaaagttgTGATATCAGTTGATGATGGGATTAGGCCTGGGACCACGCCATCTGGATTGGCCAAGCTTAAAACAGTttttaagaaggatgggactacgaCTGCAGGTATTGCAGAACTCTGTGTGCTGACACTATTCCGAATAGAAGCCTGTTTGTCTGTATCTGAAAGTTTCTGTTAAACCTATGTAGGAAATTCTAGCCAAGTGAGTGATGGTGCTGGAGCTGTTCTTCTCATGAAGAGATCTGTTGCGGTGAGCAAGGGGCTTCCTATACTCGGCGTTTTCAGGTGCTGCATCTGCCTTCCCTTGCCCCATTATTGATGCGTCTCCTGGTGATATTTGAGATATAGTGACACCACATtgctttactgattattatgtttTAACCTCTAATCATGGTTTCAGGAGTTTCGTTGCTG
This genomic stretch from Hordeum vulgare subsp. vulgare chromosome 6H, MorexV3_pseudomolecules_assembly, whole genome shotgun sequence harbors:
- the LOC123403187 gene encoding LOW QUALITY PROTEIN: 3-ketoacyl-CoA thiolase 2, peroxisomal-like (The sequence of the model RefSeq protein was modified relative to this genomic sequence to represent the inferred CDS: inserted 1 base in 1 codon), whose product is MEKAIDRQRVLLAHLLPSPASAGSQLSASACAAGDSAAYQRTSCFXDDVVIVAAYRTPICKAKRGGFKDTYPEDLLTPVLKAVLDKTGINPAEIGDVVVGTVLGPGSQRAIECRTASLLAGIPETVPVRTVNRQCSSGLQAVADVAAAIKAGFYDIGIGAGLESMSVNSVGWEGQVNPRVIELQKAQDCLLPMGITSENVAERYGVTRQEQDKAAAESHARAAAATASGKFKDEIIPVHTKIIDPKTGEEKKVVISVDDGIRPGTTPSGLAKLKTVFKKDGTTTAGNSSQVSDGAGAVLLMKRSVAVSKGLPILGVFRSFVAVGVDPAVMGIGPAVAIPAAVKSAGLEIDDIDLFELNEAFASQFVYCCNKLGLDRSKVNVNGGAIAMGHPLGATGARCISTLLNEMKRRGRDCRFGVVTMCIGSGMGAAAVFERGDSVDELSNVRHIQSHNFLSKDAAK